A portion of the Sebastes fasciatus isolate fSebFas1 chromosome 2, fSebFas1.pri, whole genome shotgun sequence genome contains these proteins:
- the sord gene encoding sorbitol dehydrogenase, protein MAEDNLSVVLHAQGDLRLENRPIPEPGPNEVLLQMHSVGICGSDVHYWQHGRIGDYVVTKPMVLGHEASGRVVKVGSAVKHLNAGDRVAVEPGAPREMDEFFKNGRYNLSPTIFFCATPPDDGNLCRFYKHSANFCYKLPDNVTFEEGALIEPLSVGIHACRRAGVTLGSTVLICGAGPIGLVCLLVAKAMGASQVVITDLNPERLTMAKELGADFQLAVKRGDSPQQLAKSVEDKLGAQPHVTIECSGVESSIQMAIYATRSGGVVALVGVGADMATVPLINAALREVDIRGVFRYCNTWPMAIAMLASGKVNVKPLVTHRFPLEQAAQAFETTRQGLGIKVMLKCDKDDQKP, encoded by the exons AGGTTCTGCTCCAGATGCACTCTGTAGGAATCTGTGGATCAGATGTTCACTACTGGCAGCACGGCCGGATCGGGGACTATGTGGTCACCAAACCGATGGTGTTGGGGCACGAGGCGTCAGGGCGGGTGGTGAAGGTTGGATCAGCAGTCAAGCACCTTAATGCAG GTGACCGAGTTGCCGTTGAGCCCGGCGCGCCCCGCGAGATGGACGAGTTCTTCAAAAACGGACGCTATAACTTGTCTCCTACCATCTTCTTCTGTGCTACGCCCCCCGACGATGGAAACCTGTGCCGATTCTACAAACACAGTGCCAACTTCTGTTACAA GTTGCCTGATAATGTGACATTTGAGGAGGGAGCGCTAATCGAGCCTCTGTCTGTGGGAATCCACGCCTGTCGCAGAGCCGGGGTAACCCTCGGCAGCACCGTGCTCATCTGTGGCGCAG GACCTATTGGTTTGGTCTGCCTGCTTGTGGCCAAGGCGATGGGGGCCTCGCAGGTCGTCATCACCG ATCTGAACCCCGAGCGTCTGACAATGGCCAAAGAGTTGGGCGCAGACTTCCAGCTGGCGGTGAAGAGAGGAGACTCACCCCAACAGCTGGCCAAGAGCGTGGAGGACAAGCTGGGCGCTCAGCCTCACGTTACTATCGAATGCTCTGGTGTGGAGAGCAGCATTCAAATGGCCATCTAT gCGACACGTTCAGGAGGCGTGGTGGCGTTGGTGGGTGTCGGTGCTGACATGGCCACGGTTCCTCTGATCAATGCTGCCCTCAGAGAAGTGGACATCAGAGGAGTTTTCCGCTACTGCAACAc CTGGCCGATGGCCATAGCCATGTTGGCGTCCGGTAAAGTGAACGTGAAGCCCCTCGTGACCCACCGTTTCCCTCTGGAGCAGGCAGCCCAGGCCTTTGAGACCACGCGTCAGGGTCTCGGGATAAAGGTCATGTTAAAGTGTGACAAGGATGACCAGAAGCCCTGA